One stretch of Rosistilla oblonga DNA includes these proteins:
- the pyrE gene encoding orotate phosphoribosyltransferase, which produces MSAEYDREALKALLREFALQTGTFTLASGKTASYYLDCRQITLHPQGANQIAAGMLAMLGDRVNQISAVGGMAIGADPITASIVTLAGQQGLPLRGFMVRKEPKGHGAGRQVEGPVAEGQSVYIVEDVITSGGSALQAVDAAEAFGLKVLGVLGIIDRLAGGEAKFAERGLKLETLLTIRDFGIEPE; this is translated from the coding sequence ATGTCAGCTGAATACGACCGCGAAGCCCTCAAAGCCTTGTTGCGTGAATTTGCCTTGCAAACCGGAACCTTCACGCTGGCCAGTGGGAAAACCGCTTCTTATTACCTCGATTGCCGGCAGATCACGCTGCATCCGCAAGGTGCCAACCAGATCGCGGCGGGGATGCTGGCGATGTTGGGCGACCGCGTCAACCAGATTTCGGCAGTCGGTGGAATGGCGATCGGTGCCGATCCGATCACCGCGTCGATCGTCACGCTAGCCGGCCAGCAGGGATTGCCGCTGCGTGGATTTATGGTTCGCAAAGAACCAAAGGGCCACGGAGCCGGGCGGCAGGTCGAAGGGCCGGTTGCCGAGGGGCAGAGCGTCTATATCGTCGAGGACGTGATCACCAGTGGCGGCAGCGCGTTGCAGGCAGTCGACGCCGCGGAAGCCTTCGGTTTGAAGGTGCTCGGCGTCCTGGGAATCATCGACCGCCTAGCCGGTGGCGAAGCCAAGTTTGCCGAGCGTGGGTTGAAGCTGGAAACGCTGCTAACGATCCGCGACTTTGGCATCGAACCCGAATAA
- a CDS encoding type IV pilus twitching motility protein PilT produces the protein MATVLIDKLLQAAVKQGVSDIHIVVNQPPVFRLHGRMRKLETKVLEAEDTVALMKSITPDRCQRELQETGSTDFGFAFGELARFRVSVFKQRGFISMVLRQIPNDKLTPEQLGLSEAIIKLVQRPRGLFLVTGPTGSGKSTTLASLINYLNETVDHHIITIEDPIEFYHEHIESTINQREVGVDVPSFSEAIRRALRQDPDVILVGELRDLETIEAAISAAETGHIVFGTLHTNSAQGTVNRIIDAFPGNLQDQVRTQLASSLIGVVAQTLLPKIGGGRCAAYETLIVTPGIANLIRENKTFRINSAIQTGAKFGMQLMDDALYNLWAGGLVSVEDVLGKAHRPDDLAKRIVEARRGDGENGEQGEPHPE, from the coding sequence ATGGCAACCGTTCTGATCGACAAGCTGCTGCAAGCAGCGGTAAAGCAAGGTGTCAGCGACATCCACATCGTGGTCAACCAACCTCCTGTCTTCCGACTGCACGGTCGGATGCGGAAATTGGAGACCAAGGTGCTCGAAGCCGAGGACACCGTGGCGTTGATGAAAAGCATCACGCCGGACCGCTGTCAGCGCGAATTGCAGGAGACCGGTAGCACCGACTTTGGGTTTGCCTTTGGAGAACTGGCGCGGTTCCGCGTCTCGGTTTTCAAGCAACGCGGCTTCATCTCGATGGTGTTGCGGCAGATCCCCAACGACAAACTGACCCCCGAACAACTGGGGCTCTCCGAAGCGATCATCAAATTGGTTCAACGGCCTCGCGGGCTGTTCCTTGTCACCGGGCCAACCGGTAGCGGCAAGAGTACAACGCTGGCCAGCTTGATCAATTACTTGAACGAGACGGTCGATCACCACATCATCACGATCGAAGATCCGATCGAGTTCTACCACGAACATATTGAAAGCACGATCAACCAACGCGAGGTTGGGGTCGATGTCCCTAGTTTCTCCGAGGCGATTCGCCGCGCGTTGCGGCAGGATCCCGACGTGATCCTGGTCGGCGAGCTCCGCGATCTCGAGACGATCGAAGCCGCGATCAGCGCCGCTGAAACCGGTCACATCGTATTTGGAACCTTGCACACCAACAGTGCTCAGGGAACCGTCAACCGGATCATCGACGCCTTCCCGGGGAACCTGCAGGATCAGGTTCGAACCCAGTTGGCATCGTCGCTGATCGGCGTGGTCGCTCAGACGCTGTTGCCCAAGATCGGCGGCGGTCGCTGTGCGGCTTATGAAACACTGATCGTAACCCCTGGTATCGCCAACCTGATCCGCGAGAACAAAACGTTCCGGATCAACTCGGCGATCCAGACCGGTGCCAAGTTTGGCATGCAGTTGATGGACGACGCGCTCTACAACCTCTGGGCCGGTGGCCTGGTGTCGGTCGAAGACGTGTTAGGAAAAGCTCATCGTCCCGACGACTTGGCGAAACGGATCGTCGAAGCCCGACGCGGCGACGGCGAAAACGGAGAGCAGGGCGAACCGCATCCCGAGTAG
- a CDS encoding GspE/PulE family protein: protein MATRKIGQILVDLGFITDEQLEVILEEQQQQPGALLGRIAEDMGLVTDEQVAQGLAEQMNMQTVQLQDVELPPEVLAMVTETMAQLYRVIPVKFDGSTLTVATCDPQNLSIQDELRTFLGYDIRMAVSTERDIVAAMTRYFDSESESVEKVIASLEEDDDLKAAISALESDKFNITDAEALADSAPVRKLLNMVLLLAIKDHASDIHFEPFEDEFRIRIKAEGVLYEMVPPPRHLAFAITTRIKVMANLDIAERRMPQDGRIELMVGGHPVDLRVSVMPTMFGESTVMRILDRSVVSLSLDNVGMDEDVMVPFRKTIEKPNGIILVTGPTGSGKTTTLYSALSELNTIDEKCITTEDPVEYDIDGIVQIPIDVGSGVTFASCLRAILRQDPDRILVGEIRDLETAEIAVQAALTGHLVFSTLHTNDSPSTITRMKDMGVPTFLLTATVEAILAQRLVRRICTNCREEAPASLDLLAEIGMSPDDVAEHKFYRGGGCDKCNNTGYKGRVGLFELMIMNDTIREMVMANASTDEIRDVAESNGMTTLRAFGMGLAYKGVTSLEEVVRETVDH, encoded by the coding sequence GTGGCTACACGAAAAATCGGACAGATCCTCGTCGACCTCGGATTCATCACCGACGAACAGTTGGAGGTGATCCTCGAGGAACAGCAACAGCAACCGGGCGCCCTGTTGGGGCGGATCGCCGAGGACATGGGCTTGGTCACCGACGAACAGGTGGCCCAGGGCTTGGCTGAGCAGATGAACATGCAGACGGTTCAGCTGCAGGACGTCGAACTGCCGCCAGAGGTTCTGGCGATGGTCACCGAAACGATGGCCCAGCTGTACCGCGTGATCCCGGTCAAGTTCGACGGTTCCACTCTGACCGTGGCGACCTGCGACCCGCAAAACCTTTCGATCCAAGACGAACTGCGGACCTTCCTGGGTTACGACATCCGGATGGCCGTCTCGACCGAACGCGACATCGTCGCCGCGATGACGCGGTACTTCGACAGCGAATCGGAGAGCGTCGAAAAAGTGATCGCGTCGCTCGAAGAGGACGACGACCTCAAAGCGGCGATCTCGGCGCTGGAGTCGGACAAATTTAACATCACCGATGCCGAGGCGTTGGCTGATTCGGCGCCGGTCCGCAAGCTGTTGAACATGGTTCTGCTGCTGGCGATTAAAGACCACGCCAGCGACATCCACTTCGAACCGTTCGAGGATGAATTCCGGATCCGGATCAAAGCCGAAGGCGTGCTTTACGAAATGGTTCCGCCGCCGCGTCACTTGGCGTTTGCGATCACCACGCGGATCAAGGTGATGGCGAACCTAGACATCGCCGAACGCCGGATGCCTCAGGACGGCCGGATCGAATTGATGGTCGGTGGCCACCCTGTCGATCTCCGCGTCAGCGTGATGCCAACGATGTTTGGCGAATCGACGGTAATGCGGATCCTCGATCGCTCGGTCGTTTCGTTGAGTCTCGACAATGTCGGGATGGACGAAGACGTGATGGTCCCGTTCCGCAAAACGATCGAAAAGCCCAACGGGATCATCTTGGTCACCGGGCCGACGGGTAGCGGCAAGACGACGACGCTCTACTCGGCGCTCTCCGAACTGAACACGATCGACGAGAAGTGCATCACGACCGAAGACCCTGTGGAGTACGACATCGATGGGATCGTGCAGATTCCGATCGACGTCGGTTCGGGGGTTACGTTTGCCAGTTGCCTGCGGGCGATCCTGCGGCAGGATCCCGACCGGATCCTGGTCGGCGAGATCCGCGATCTGGAGACCGCCGAGATCGCGGTTCAAGCGGCGCTGACGGGTCACTTGGTCTTCAGCACTCTGCACACAAACGATTCGCCCAGCACGATCACTCGTATGAAAGACATGGGCGTGCCGACGTTCCTGCTAACCGCGACGGTCGAAGCCATCTTGGCTCAGCGACTGGTCCGCCGGATCTGCACGAATTGTCGCGAAGAGGCACCGGCGTCGCTGGACCTGCTGGCGGAGATTGGCATGTCACCAGACGACGTTGCGGAGCACAAGTTTTACCGAGGGGGCGGTTGTGACAAGTGCAACAACACGGGCTACAAGGGGCGTGTGGGGCTGTTTGAATTGATGATCATGAACGATACGATCCGCGAAATGGTGATGGCCAACGCATCGACCGACGAGATCCGCGACGTTGCCGAGAGCAACGGCATGACCACGCTCCGCGCCTTCGGCATGGGGCTGGCTTACAAGGGTGTCACGTCGCTCGAAGAGGTCGTTCGCGAGACCGTCGATCACTAA
- a CDS encoding DUF5077 domain-containing protein produces the protein MKSLLRSITTTAGILITACCLLGADPAEPSPTVTEESWGEIVWKPSSLELHVQSLPEDRKISFPRLNNRMKSLYMQGENPEQTKLKFRPEPKTWDITFPKDVDPQGKVVVFETLEPVLLARQPHRILQSKDGSFTLAAHHAATHGKLLRYEPQPHKNTVGYWADANDWAQWQLHVSQPMEFQVEVLQGCGKGHGGSTVAIELAGKTVRFVVEDTGHFQNFKPRQIGTIRVDAAGDYSLDLRAIEKVKGAVCDIRQIRLIPTP, from the coding sequence ATGAAGTCACTTCTGCGCAGCATCACGACGACGGCGGGCATTCTGATCACGGCGTGTTGCCTTCTGGGAGCCGACCCGGCGGAGCCGTCGCCGACGGTGACCGAGGAATCGTGGGGCGAGATCGTTTGGAAGCCGTCGTCGCTGGAGCTGCATGTCCAGTCGCTGCCGGAGGATCGCAAGATCTCGTTTCCGCGATTGAACAACCGGATGAAGAGTCTATATATGCAGGGAGAGAATCCGGAGCAGACGAAGCTGAAGTTCCGCCCGGAACCGAAGACCTGGGATATCACGTTCCCCAAAGATGTCGATCCGCAGGGGAAGGTTGTCGTTTTCGAAACGCTCGAACCGGTCCTGTTGGCTCGGCAGCCGCACCGGATCTTGCAATCGAAGGACGGTTCGTTCACGCTGGCGGCTCACCACGCGGCCACGCACGGCAAGCTGTTGCGATACGAACCGCAACCGCACAAGAACACCGTCGGTTATTGGGCCGATGCCAACGACTGGGCTCAGTGGCAATTGCACGTCTCGCAACCGATGGAGTTCCAGGTGGAAGTGCTGCAGGGTTGCGGCAAGGGGCACGGCGGCAGCACCGTCGCGATCGAGTTGGCTGGCAAGACGGTCCGCTTCGTCGTCGAGGACACCGGCCACTTCCAGAACTTCAAACCGCGGCAGATCGGCACGATCCGAGTCGATGCGGCCGGCGATTATTCGCTGGACTTGCGAGCGATCGAAAAAGTCAAAGGAGCCGTCTGTGACATCCGCCAAATCCGCCTGATTCCAACTCCGTAG
- a CDS encoding GspE/PulE family protein, giving the protein MAGPKRDFTDLLLQRGIVSIDQLNEALQVSRDAGLPISEALDKLGYATPEESTKALADFHKLEYVNLGEIRIDETVIELVPESVARENNVLPIGGDESVLKVLISDPFDLETVEKLRFILNRKVETALAPKTSIQEAINRYYGQVEGESADSMLQEFTDTAIDFTETEEDSGADVDEVFDEASPPVVKLVHLMIAEAVQLRASDIHVEPFEDRVRIRYRIDGRLVERDSPPRRMLMALMSRIKILSKIDIAEKRKPQDGRIKITVGDKELDLRVSIIPTNHGQSAVMRLLDRDNIKVGIRQLGLAERDFRNFQSLIKRPNGIILVTGPTGSGKTTTLYASLNALNRPDRKIITAEDPVEYYLQGINQCEVRHNIGLDFALIIRAMLRQAPNIILVGEMRDNETASMGIQASLTGHLVFSTLHTNDAPSAATRMMDMGVPSYLVASSVIAVLAQRLVRTVCPRCKTRYKPPESLIRDAGIPPELVKKAEFVKGKGCAHCQRSGYRGRIGIYELMLVRSTIREMMFQARSSQDIRKAAIENGMTTLYADGIRKILRGITTFEEVYRVAKKTEQDHLAIQQLLTEDL; this is encoded by the coding sequence ATGGCTGGTCCAAAACGCGACTTTACCGATCTATTGCTCCAGCGGGGCATCGTCAGTATCGACCAACTCAACGAGGCGCTGCAGGTCTCTCGCGACGCGGGGCTGCCGATCAGCGAAGCGCTCGACAAACTGGGCTACGCGACTCCCGAGGAATCGACCAAAGCCTTGGCCGACTTCCATAAACTCGAATACGTCAACCTCGGCGAGATTCGGATCGACGAAACGGTGATCGAATTGGTCCCCGAATCGGTCGCCCGCGAAAACAACGTCTTGCCTATCGGGGGGGACGAGAGCGTCCTGAAGGTCCTGATCAGCGACCCCTTCGATCTGGAGACGGTCGAAAAGCTGCGGTTTATCCTGAACCGGAAGGTCGAGACAGCGCTCGCTCCGAAAACCTCGATCCAAGAAGCGATCAACCGCTATTACGGGCAGGTCGAAGGTGAATCGGCCGACTCGATGTTGCAGGAGTTTACCGATACAGCGATCGACTTTACCGAGACCGAAGAGGATTCCGGGGCCGATGTCGACGAAGTCTTCGACGAGGCGAGCCCGCCGGTCGTTAAATTAGTTCACCTAATGATCGCCGAAGCTGTCCAGCTGCGTGCTTCGGATATCCACGTCGAGCCGTTCGAGGACCGGGTGCGAATTAGGTATCGGATCGACGGCCGGTTGGTCGAGCGAGACAGCCCCCCCCGCCGGATGCTGATGGCGCTGATGTCCCGCATTAAGATCCTCTCGAAGATCGACATCGCCGAAAAGCGGAAGCCGCAGGACGGGCGGATCAAGATCACGGTGGGGGACAAAGAACTCGATTTGCGGGTTAGCATCATCCCGACCAACCACGGCCAGTCGGCGGTTATGCGGCTGTTGGACCGCGACAACATCAAGGTCGGTATCCGCCAATTGGGCCTGGCCGAGCGCGACTTCCGCAACTTCCAATCGCTGATCAAACGGCCCAACGGAATCATCTTGGTTACCGGTCCGACGGGGTCGGGAAAAACGACAACACTCTACGCGTCGCTCAACGCGCTGAACCGCCCCGACCGCAAGATCATCACCGCCGAGGACCCCGTCGAATACTACCTGCAGGGGATCAACCAGTGCGAGGTCCGGCACAACATCGGACTCGATTTCGCACTCATCATTCGGGCGATGTTGCGTCAGGCACCGAACATCATCCTCGTCGGAGAAATGCGTGACAACGAGACCGCTTCGATGGGAATCCAGGCTTCTCTCACTGGACACTTGGTATTCAGTACTCTACACACGAACGATGCGCCCAGTGCTGCGACACGGATGATGGACATGGGTGTACCATCCTATCTGGTGGCGAGTAGCGTGATTGCGGTCCTCGCTCAGCGGCTTGTGCGGACGGTTTGCCCGCGATGTAAGACACGTTACAAGCCACCGGAGAGCCTGATCCGAGATGCTGGCATTCCGCCCGAATTGGTAAAGAAGGCGGAATTCGTTAAGGGCAAAGGATGCGCCCATTGCCAACGCAGCGGCTACCGCGGCCGGATCGGTATCTACGAACTGATGTTGGTCCGCAGCACGATCCGCGAGATGATGTTCCAGGCCCGCAGTTCGCAGGACATCCGCAAGGCGGCGATCGAAAACGGGATGACGACGCTGTACGCCGACGGCATCCGCAAGATCCTGCGGGGGATTACGACGTTTGAAGAGGTTTACCGCGTCGCCAAAAAGACCGAACAGGATCACTTGGCGATCCAGCAACTGCTGACCGAAGACCTCTAA